One Nicotiana tomentosiformis chromosome 4, ASM39032v3, whole genome shotgun sequence genomic window carries:
- the LOC108948136 gene encoding uncharacterized protein: MDHQTKLVLVPEAIQFEDFINQVFQVIELDRDKFEAMIWFDINLGTSKEMLVSKDLDLHTYIDNEQALGIQVLESASVIEEVAEKTSTQLTRLSSNSKQTESPTTILRENASLDEIKVGSIFDKKKSIINCFSNIAIKGHFEFKVVRSSSTRYSLKCNNDRCGWCVRAFRIKDSTLFKIVKIEKNHDCSVNTMKVDQRHATSKLISSYIIDNLRDPRFEVTPAFVMAEMQKLHGLDIGYHKAWHAIQRASALIRGTPENNYELLSSYLYMMKSKNPGTYTNIIDDNNRHQSITHGITKVYPKSHHGICIYHLEKNLKRWKVKSEVIKLFQSAARVYSHKEFDLYMSDIERVDKKTFDYLMEEPLERWARSCSPRRRYDMLTINIVESMNYVLLEAREQPILRIMNFIQVFPVDSWRSRVEEEGITFLVDLNKRTSIEKRNIKKSNFCSNWYLKESWLKTYERQIHPVGHTDSWIVPESVKS; this comes from the exons ATGGATCATCAAACAAAGCTTGTTCTAGTACCTGAGGCAATTCAATTTGAAGATTTTATTAACCAGGTCTTTCAAGTTATTGAATTGGATAGAGACAAGTTTGAAGCAATGATATGGTTTGATATCAACCTGGGAACAAGCAAGGAAATGCTTGTATCCAAAGATTTAGATCTTCACACAT ATATTGACAACGAACAAGCTTTGGGTATTCAAGTCTTAGAGAGTGCATCGGTAATAGAAGAAGTTGCTGAAAAAACCTCAACTCAACTAACTAGACTAAGCTCAAATTCGAAACAAACAGAATCCCCAACTACGATATTAAGAGAAAATGCTTCGTTGGATGAAATAAAAGTGGgatcaatatttgacaaaaagaagAGTATAATTAACTGTTTTTCGAATATAGCAATTAAAGGACATTTTGAATTCAAGGTTGTTAGATCAAGCTCAACAAGATATTCGTTGAAATGCAATAATGATAGGTGTGGGTGGTGTGTGCGTGCTTTCAGAATTAAAGATTCAACACTATTCAAGATAGTAAAGAttgagaaaaatcatgactgctcAGTTAACACTATGAAAGTTGATCAAAGGCATGCAACTTCAAAGTTGATTAGTAGTTACATTATTGACAATCTTCGAGACCCAAGGTTTGAAGTTACACCAGCCTTTGTCATGGCAGAAATGCAAAAATTGCATGGACTAGACATTGGTTATCACAAGGCGTGGCATGCTATTCAACGTGCTTCAGCTTTAATAAGAGGAACTCCTGAAAACAATTATGAATTATTGTCTTCATACTTGTATATGATGAAAAGTAAAAACCCGGGAACATACACTAACATAATAGACGACAACAATAG GCATCAATCTATTACACATGGTATCACAAAGGTATATCCTAAAAGCCACCATGGGatttgtatctatcatttggagaAGAATCTAAAGCGATGGAAAGTGAAAAGTGAGGTCATAAAACTTTTCCAAAGTGCTGCAAGAGTATACAGTCACAAAGAATTTGATCTATACATGTCAGATATAGAAAGAGTTGATAAGAAGACTTTTGACTACTTGATGGAAGAACCACTGGAAAGGTGGGCACGCTCTTGTAGTCCACGACGAAGATATGACATGCTCACAATAAACATAGTTGAGTCAATGAATTATGTGCTATTAGAAGCAAGGGAGCAGCCTATATTAAGAATAATGAATTTCATCCAA GTCTTCCCTGTTGATTCATGGCGTTCAAGAGTTGAGGAAGAAGGAATTACTTTCTTGGTGGACTTAAACAAAAGAACAT CTATCGAGAAGAGAAACATCAAGAAGTCCAATTTCTGCTCGAACTGGTACTTAAAGGAATCTTGGCTAAAAACATATGAAAGACAAATACATCCTGTAGGACATACGGATTCTTGGATTGTACCAGAGAGTgttaagtcataa